A section of the Clostridium omnivorum genome encodes:
- a CDS encoding PadR family transcriptional regulator, translated as MRISKELIKGSTVILILSLLEKKPMYGYEMIKEIETKSSGIFAFKEGTLYPILHTLEAEGMVESYWDESEGGRKRKYYKITDKGILHTKEKKEEWGTFKTAVDKVLWEGIAWG; from the coding sequence ATGAGAATAAGTAAAGAACTCATTAAAGGCAGTACGGTTATTTTGATTCTGAGTCTTCTTGAAAAAAAACCCATGTATGGCTATGAGATGATTAAAGAAATCGAAACCAAATCCAGCGGCATTTTTGCCTTTAAGGAAGGTACACTGTACCCAATTCTGCATACTTTAGAAGCTGAAGGCATGGTAGAATCCTACTGGGATGAAAGCGAAGGGGGTAGAAAGCGAAAATACTACAAAATAACGGATAAAGGAATACTTCACACAAAAGAAAAAAAAGAAGAATGGGGCACTTTTAAGACTGCAGTAGATAAAGTTTTGTGGGAGGGTATAGCATGGGGCTAA
- a CDS encoding FtsW/RodA/SpoVE family cell cycle protein, with the protein MGLNSNEIIGEYIKNVCSLVKNKDAHEEIKLELENHILELSDELISEGTKESEATEKAIAQMGDATVVGSQLNKAHKGNPDWTLLIITLLLSGFGLLSMYFIKISGLASEEVFYKNLGYFVIGIAIVTGIYFFDYRKLRKYSKYIYIVTLFFAMLAAFTGPQSNGRIHLSLFFTVWNFLDLSVFILIISSCGIFSDWDFSKLENKLKGIGLLALPLLLIASAPSVSACAIYVISFIVLLFGSKANYKYILLIVCALFGLSFFFVLSEPYRISRMLTFVNPQKDPQGAGYLIIQVKKLLIGAGFFGKGLTLTRQALPEPHTDLIFAYIIYTFGWFAGLSIVALASAFIVRIISLATSVKDTYGKLLIKGIAAIFAVEFSWNILMVLGFAPLVGMSLPFISYGGSQFIMNMIAIGLISSVYKRRTLTVSVRADN; encoded by the coding sequence ATGGGGCTAAATAGCAATGAAATCATTGGGGAATACATAAAAAATGTGTGCTCTTTAGTAAAAAACAAAGATGCACATGAAGAAATAAAATTGGAGCTTGAAAATCATATTTTAGAGCTTAGTGATGAACTGATATCAGAAGGCACAAAGGAAAGTGAAGCCACTGAAAAGGCTATTGCTCAAATGGGTGATGCTACTGTAGTAGGAAGCCAGTTAAATAAGGCTCATAAGGGAAATCCAGACTGGACACTACTTATAATAACTTTATTGCTTTCGGGCTTTGGACTATTATCCATGTACTTTATAAAAATTTCAGGACTTGCTTCAGAAGAGGTTTTCTACAAAAATCTAGGCTATTTTGTAATAGGAATTGCAATAGTTACAGGAATTTACTTTTTTGATTATAGAAAGCTTCGTAAATACTCAAAGTATATTTATATTGTTACTTTATTTTTTGCAATGCTTGCAGCTTTTACTGGGCCTCAATCCAACGGTAGAATTCACCTTAGTTTATTTTTTACAGTTTGGAATTTCCTTGACTTGTCGGTATTTATTCTTATAATATCCTCCTGCGGAATATTCTCCGATTGGGACTTTAGTAAACTTGAAAATAAACTAAAAGGAATAGGATTACTTGCACTGCCCCTACTTTTAATCGCATCAGCACCTTCAGTATCAGCCTGTGCAATCTATGTTATATCCTTTATCGTTCTTTTATTTGGTTCTAAGGCTAATTATAAGTATATTTTACTAATTGTTTGCGCCCTATTTGGTTTATCATTTTTCTTTGTACTATCAGAGCCCTATAGGATTTCACGGATGCTTACATTTGTAAATCCACAAAAGGATCCTCAAGGAGCGGGTTATTTGATTATTCAAGTAAAAAAACTTCTAATCGGTGCAGGATTCTTTGGAAAAGGACTTACTCTTACTAGGCAGGCCTTACCAGAGCCACATACTGATCTTATATTTGCTTATATAATATATACCTTTGGTTGGTTTGCCGGACTTTCCATAGTAGCTTTAGCTTCAGCCTTTATAGTTAGAATTATATCCTTAGCTACTTCTGTAAAAGACACCTATGGAAAGCTCCTTATAAAAGGAATAGCTGCAATATTTGCTGTAGAATTTTCTTGGAATATCCTAATGGTGCTTGGTTTTGCACCACTAGTAGGAATGTCTCTACCTTTCATAAGCTACGGTGGCAGTCAATTTATCATGAACATGATAGCGATAGGATTAATATCCAGCGTTTATAAACGCAGGACCTTAACAGTTAGTGTTAGAGCGGATAACTAA
- the metG gene encoding methionine--tRNA ligase — protein MCNKKPYYITTPIYYPSANLHIGNTYTTVAADALARFKRLTGYDVFFLTGSDEHGEKIQRIAEGKGVTPKAYVDEIVAGIKELWKLMDISYDKFIRTTDDYHEKAVQKIFTQLYEQGDIYKSSYEGHYCIPCESFWTETQLVNGNCPDCGRPVERKTEEAYFFKMSKYADRLIEYIETHPEFIQPESRKNEMLNNFLRPGLQDLCVSRTSFNWGVPVEFDPGHVVYVWIDALSNYITALGYNTENNELYNKFWPADVHLIGKDILRFHTIYWPIMLMALNIPLPKQVFGHGWLLVDGGKMSKSKGNVVDPVVLVNNFGVDAVRYYLLREIPFGSDGLFNNEIFMKKINSDLANDLGNLLSRTVAMVEKYFDGVIPAPTAKEPIDDELIKLALETPVKVEQHIDKLRIPEALGEIWALIGRANKYIDETTPWILAKDPEKKERLGTVLYNLAESLRFVSVLVSAFLPTTAQKINEQLSVNLTAWDTVSAFDGTEAGTRVKRGEVIFPRIDVEAKLKEFEAAAEVKEEVKPSMQPLKEEITIDDFDKVDLRVVKVLSCEPVKGAKKLLKLKVDLAGEERQVISGIAQYYKPEELVGKYVILVANLKPVTLRGELSQGMILAAATDDDSKLFTVSIPGELPTGSTVS, from the coding sequence ATGTGTAACAAGAAACCTTATTATATTACGACCCCTATTTACTACCCATCTGCTAACCTGCATATAGGAAATACTTATACAACAGTAGCAGCAGATGCACTAGCTAGATTTAAAAGACTAACTGGATATGATGTATTCTTTCTAACAGGAAGTGACGAGCACGGCGAAAAAATACAGAGAATAGCTGAAGGAAAAGGCGTAACTCCAAAGGCTTATGTAGATGAAATAGTAGCAGGAATTAAAGAGCTATGGAAGCTAATGGACATAAGCTATGATAAGTTTATAAGAACAACAGATGATTATCATGAAAAGGCAGTACAAAAGATATTTACTCAGCTTTATGAGCAAGGCGATATATATAAGAGCTCCTATGAAGGACACTACTGCATACCTTGTGAATCCTTCTGGACAGAAACTCAATTAGTTAATGGAAACTGCCCAGACTGCGGGAGACCAGTTGAAAGAAAGACAGAAGAAGCTTACTTTTTTAAGATGTCAAAATATGCTGATAGACTTATAGAGTATATAGAAACTCATCCAGAGTTTATTCAGCCTGAATCCAGAAAGAATGAAATGCTTAATAACTTCCTAAGACCAGGTCTTCAGGATCTTTGCGTTTCAAGAACTTCTTTCAATTGGGGAGTTCCAGTAGAATTTGACCCAGGACATGTAGTATATGTTTGGATAGACGCACTTTCAAACTATATAACAGCTCTTGGCTACAACACAGAAAATAATGAGCTTTACAACAAATTTTGGCCAGCAGATGTTCACCTAATAGGTAAGGACATACTAAGATTCCACACTATTTACTGGCCTATTATGCTTATGGCTTTAAATATTCCACTGCCAAAGCAAGTATTTGGTCATGGCTGGCTTTTGGTAGACGGCGGAAAGATGTCCAAATCAAAGGGTAACGTAGTAGACCCAGTAGTTCTTGTTAATAATTTTGGTGTAGATGCTGTAAGATATTATCTGCTTAGAGAAATACCTTTTGGTTCAGATGGACTATTTAATAATGAGATATTTATGAAGAAAATAAATTCAGACCTTGCTAATGACCTTGGAAACTTACTATCTAGAACTGTAGCAATGGTTGAAAAGTACTTTGATGGAGTAATTCCTGCACCAACTGCTAAGGAACCTATAGATGATGAGCTAATTAAACTTGCGTTAGAAACTCCAGTAAAGGTTGAACAGCATATAGATAAGCTTAGAATTCCAGAGGCTCTAGGTGAAATTTGGGCACTAATCGGAAGAGCAAATAAATATATAGATGAAACTACACCATGGATACTTGCTAAGGATCCAGAAAAGAAGGAGAGACTAGGTACTGTACTATACAACCTTGCTGAATCTCTAAGATTTGTATCTGTGCTTGTATCAGCATTCCTGCCAACTACTGCACAGAAAATAAATGAGCAGTTATCAGTAAACTTAACAGCATGGGATACAGTTTCAGCCTTTGATGGTACAGAAGCAGGAACAAGAGTAAAAAGAGGGGAAGTTATATTCCCAAGAATTGATGTAGAAGCTAAACTAAAAGAGTTTGAAGCTGCTGCAGAAGTTAAAGAAGAAGTTAAACCATCAATGCAGCCGCTAAAAGAAGAAATAACTATAGATGACTTTGATAAAGTAGACTTAAGAGTAGTTAAAGTACTATCCTGTGAACCAGTTAAGGGAGCTAAAAAGCTGCTTAAATTAAAGGTGGATTTAGCAGGAGAGGAAAGACAAGTAATTTCAGGTATTGCACAGTACTACAAGCCAGAGGAGCTAGTAGGAAAATATGTAATACTTGTTGCCAACTTAAAGCCTGTTACACTAAGAGGAGAGCTTTCACAAGGAATGATACTAGCAGCTGCCACAGATGATGACAGCAAGCTGTTTACAGTAAGCATACCAGGAGAACTTCCAACAGGAAGCACAGTTAGCTAA
- a CDS encoding VanZ family protein, with protein MGFDRQFVFILGVPILIIMEIIRYKKAKKINAKFLNSKEVLLIIFSIYIMGLIAVTLLPFHRYGSIKPTANLVPVFNTVKDISTIPSNMKSFMIKFWIINIFGNLFLLAPLAAIVPITFKKFKSIKATVLLCLLVSISIELLQYLSMFCGNYRSVDIDDIILNTLGSIIGFGIFKLFKEESYENK; from the coding sequence ATGGGGTTTGATAGGCAATTTGTTTTTATACTAGGGGTTCCTATATTAATAATTATGGAAATAATCAGGTACAAAAAAGCTAAAAAAATTAATGCTAAATTTTTAAATTCTAAGGAAGTACTCTTAATTATTTTTTCTATTTATATAATGGGATTAATTGCGGTTACCTTATTGCCATTTCATAGATATGGCAGCATTAAACCCACAGCAAATTTAGTTCCTGTATTTAATACAGTAAAAGACATTTCAACAATACCATCAAATATGAAGAGTTTTATGATCAAGTTTTGGATAATCAATATATTTGGTAATTTGTTTCTTTTAGCACCTTTAGCAGCAATTGTACCCATAACTTTTAAAAAGTTTAAAAGTATTAAAGCAACAGTTTTATTATGTTTATTAGTTTCTATATCAATAGAGCTTCTTCAATATTTGTCTATGTTTTGCGGAAATTACAGATCTGTTGATATAGATGACATTATTTTAAATACATTAGGTTCAATAATCGGTTTTGGAATATTTAAGCTATTTAAGGAGGAGAGTTATGAGAATAAGTAA